One part of the Campylobacter sp. RM16189 genome encodes these proteins:
- the hemL gene encoding glutamate-1-semialdehyde 2,1-aminomutase, with product MTNKEAFKEAKSYIPGGVNSPVRAFGSVGGEPFMVSYGKGAYLVDVEGNRYLDFIQSWGPLIFGHCDKDIENAVIETAKRGLSFGAPCELETKLAKLICDEFENVEKIRFVSSGTEATMSAIRVARGYSKKDGLIKFEGCYHGHSDALLVKAGSGATTYGNASSSGVPEDVVKNTYLAKYNDLASVEAIFKSGAQIGAVIIEPIAGNMGLVPACNEFLEGLRTLCDEYKAVLIFDEVMSGFRASKHGSFEFNKIKADMVTFGKVIGGGMSAAAFGGKAEIMDCLSPNGAVYQAGTLSGNPVAMAAGIASISKIYKDEKLYDRLGLLAKMLVEGFKEAADKNGIDLQICTRGSMFGFFFNEFEVKNYDDALKSDTALYAKFHKKMLEKGVYLAPSQFETGFICNVMSEENIKFAVKAAEESLCEIKNNG from the coding sequence ATGACAAATAAAGAGGCTTTCAAAGAGGCAAAGAGCTATATTCCAGGTGGCGTAAATTCGCCCGTTCGAGCATTCGGCAGCGTTGGCGGCGAGCCATTTATGGTAAGTTACGGCAAGGGCGCTTATCTTGTGGATGTAGAGGGAAATCGCTATCTTGACTTTATTCAAAGCTGGGGACCGCTTATATTTGGACACTGTGATAAGGATATAGAAAATGCGGTTATAGAAACGGCTAAAAGAGGACTTAGCTTTGGCGCGCCTTGTGAGCTTGAGACGAAACTTGCTAAGCTTATTTGCGATGAGTTTGAAAATGTAGAAAAAATTCGTTTCGTAAGCTCAGGCACGGAAGCTACGATGAGCGCAATAAGAGTTGCAAGAGGATACAGTAAAAAAGACGGACTTATCAAATTTGAAGGTTGCTATCACGGTCATAGCGATGCGCTTTTGGTTAAGGCGGGAAGTGGCGCTACCACTTATGGAAACGCTTCAAGCTCGGGAGTTCCTGAGGATGTGGTGAAAAATACTTATCTAGCAAAATATAACGACCTTGCAAGCGTTGAAGCGATATTTAAAAGCGGTGCGCAAATAGGAGCGGTGATAATCGAGCCGATAGCCGGAAATATGGGTCTTGTGCCTGCTTGCAATGAGTTTTTAGAAGGTCTTAGAACGCTTTGTGATGAGTATAAGGCTGTGCTTATCTTTGATGAGGTGATGAGCGGCTTTAGAGCAAGCAAGCACGGATCGTTTGAGTTTAATAAAATAAAAGCCGATATGGTAACCTTCGGTAAAGTTATAGGTGGAGGCATGAGTGCGGCTGCATTTGGCGGGAAGGCCGAGATAATGGACTGCTTAAGCCCTAACGGCGCCGTTTATCAAGCGGGCACGCTAAGCGGAAATCCTGTTGCTATGGCTGCAGGTATCGCTTCGATTAGCAAAATTTACAAAGACGAAAAGCTCTATGATAGGCTCGGCTTACTTGCCAAGATGCTTGTTGAGGGCTTTAAAGAAGCTGCCGATAAAAACGGCATAGATCTGCAAATTTGCACTCGCGGCTCTATGTTTGGATTCTTTTTTAATGAATTTGAAGTAAAAAACTATGACGATGCGCTAAAGAGCGATACCGCCCTTTATGCTAAATTTCATAAAAAGATGCTTGAAAAAGGAGTTTATCTAGCTCCTAGTCAGTTTGAAACAGGCTTTATATGCAATGTAATGAGCGAAGAAAATATAAAATTCGCGGTCAAAGCCGCAGAGGAATCTTTGTGCGAGATAAAAAACAATGGCTAA
- the folD gene encoding bifunctional methylenetetrahydrofolate dehydrogenase/methenyltetrahydrofolate cyclohydrolase FolD → MILLDGKAVSAKMKERVKNEAVKLKNLGVEPALAVILVGEDKASQTYVASKEKACHACEIKSIMHRLPEQTTQSELLALIDLLNLDDSIDGILVQLPLPKHINTNKILESISPNKDVDGFHAINVGKLASGLDGFVPCTPLGIMEILKEYKIDVKGKNVCVIGRSNIVGKPMANLLLNASATVTVTHSKTKNLKEICLNSDIIVAAIGKPFFLTADMVKDDAIIIDVGINRLEDGRLVGDVDFDSVAPKCSYITPVPGGVGPMTIAMLLANTIKSAKNRAKA, encoded by the coding sequence ATGATTTTGCTAGACGGAAAAGCCGTAAGCGCAAAGATGAAAGAAAGAGTTAAAAACGAAGCCGTGAAGCTCAAAAATTTAGGCGTTGAGCCTGCTCTTGCGGTGATACTAGTCGGAGAGGACAAGGCAAGCCAAACATACGTCGCATCAAAAGAAAAAGCCTGCCACGCTTGCGAGATCAAATCCATCATGCACAGGTTACCCGAACAAACAACTCAAAGCGAGCTTTTGGCACTGATAGATCTTTTAAATTTAGACGATAGCATAGACGGGATTTTAGTCCAGCTTCCGCTTCCAAAACACATAAATACGAATAAAATTTTAGAAAGCATAAGCCCGAACAAAGACGTAGACGGCTTTCACGCGATAAATGTCGGCAAATTAGCAAGCGGACTTGACGGATTTGTGCCTTGCACACCGCTTGGTATAATGGAAATTTTAAAAGAGTATAAAATAGATGTAAAAGGCAAAAACGTTTGCGTAATCGGAAGAAGCAATATCGTGGGCAAACCTATGGCAAATTTGCTTCTAAACGCAAGCGCAACGGTTACCGTAACTCATAGTAAAACCAAAAATTTAAAAGAAATTTGCCTAAATTCCGATATCATCGTAGCTGCGATAGGAAAGCCGTTTTTTCTAACAGCCGATATGGTAAAAGATGATGCAATAATCATAGATGTAGGCATAAACAGACTCGAAGACGGAAGACTTGTAGGAGATGTCGATTTTGACTCGGTCGCGCCAAAATGCTCTTATATTACACCGGTTCCCGGCGGAGTGGGCCCTATGACAATTGCAATGCTGCTTGCAAACACTATCAAATCAGCCAAAAATAGAGCAAAGGCGTAA
- a CDS encoding AtpZ/AtpI family protein, whose amino-acid sequence MAKLNFGEIVKGAEQLSLGISMVVAVAIGTGLGFWIMKQTGWTWALFVGMAFGIAAAILNVKKAYNRVKKSMDELKDETKFKPVPYDEDDEEEDK is encoded by the coding sequence ATGGCTAAACTAAATTTTGGCGAGATTGTAAAGGGTGCAGAGCAGCTAAGTCTTGGCATATCTATGGTGGTTGCGGTTGCCATAGGAACCGGACTTGGGTTTTGGATAATGAAGCAGACGGGTTGGACTTGGGCACTGTTTGTTGGTATGGCTTTTGGTATCGCAGCAGCCATTTTAAATGTCAAAAAGGCTTATAATAGAGTTAAAAAGAGTATGGATGAGCTTAAAGACGAGACAAAATTTAAGCCTGTGCCATACGATGAGGATGATGAAGAGGAAGACAAATAG
- a CDS encoding MFS transporter, protein MNRFIALLKKDQILTRLSLIQLICYFGVWFSHTGVFTLLIELKAPVWAITTAAALAFLPGVILAPFSGILVDKFSPKPMLVLLTIVEAVTVFMLIFIDSLDMLWLLFTIIFIRAGVGGTYFQVEMSLFPKILNKDYLKLANEIHSLIWAFSYTAGMGLAGIYIHFFGIKSAFLLDCILYIIALFILLKINIRGEFSKASASAMQMLKSGLSYMKQNPIIMHLILLHGIVGVTSYDALVALLADYRYKELLSASLVIGFINACRAIALISGPILMSKIINNKNLVYIYIGHGVGVCLWGILQFNFYLGFLGTMAAGFFTSTLWSYTYTLLQRKCDERYHGRIIAYNDMVYLGIGAITSASIGMLFKLGVTLWGITILMGCMFFLGAIYWSIVYKKYKDTLD, encoded by the coding sequence ATGAATAGATTTATTGCCTTACTAAAAAAGGATCAGATTCTCACCCGCCTTTCGCTTATTCAGCTAATATGCTATTTTGGAGTTTGGTTTTCACACACTGGAGTATTTACACTGCTAATCGAGCTTAAAGCCCCCGTATGGGCTATAACTACCGCTGCTGCTTTGGCATTTTTACCTGGAGTTATTTTAGCTCCTTTTAGCGGAATTTTAGTTGATAAATTTAGTCCAAAGCCCATGCTTGTACTGCTTACCATAGTAGAGGCTGTGACGGTATTTATGCTCATTTTCATAGATTCTTTGGATATGCTCTGGCTACTTTTTACAATCATTTTTATAAGAGCGGGTGTGGGAGGCACATACTTTCAAGTAGAGATGAGTCTTTTTCCTAAAATTTTAAATAAAGATTATTTAAAGCTTGCCAACGAAATTCACTCTTTAATATGGGCATTTTCATATACGGCCGGAATGGGACTGGCTGGTATTTATATACATTTTTTTGGTATTAAAAGCGCATTTTTACTTGACTGCATCTTGTATATCATAGCTCTTTTTATCTTGCTAAAAATAAATATCAGAGGAGAGTTTTCAAAGGCTTCAGCCTCAGCTATGCAGATGCTAAAAAGCGGACTTTCGTATATGAAGCAAAATCCTATTATAATGCACCTGATTTTGCTTCACGGAATAGTAGGTGTGACATCTTATGATGCCCTTGTAGCACTTTTGGCCGACTATCGGTACAAAGAGCTTTTATCAGCCTCTCTTGTAATAGGCTTTATAAATGCGTGTAGAGCCATAGCTCTTATTAGCGGTCCTATCCTGATGAGTAAAATCATAAACAATAAAAATTTAGTCTATATCTATATAGGTCACGGGGTGGGGGTCTGCCTATGGGGGATTTTACAATTTAACTTCTATCTTGGATTTTTAGGCACTATGGCGGCAGGATTTTTTACTTCGACACTTTGGAGTTATACATATACCTTGCTTCAGCGCAAATGCGATGAGAGGTATCATGGACGCATAATAGCATATAACGATATGGTTTATCTTGGAATAGGAGCCATAACATCAGCCAGTATAGGAATGCTATTTAAGCTTGGAGTTACACTCTGGGGCATTACGATACTAATGGGATGTATGTTTTTTTTAGGGGCTATATATTGGAGTATAGTTTATAAAAAATACAAAGATACTCTAGACTAG
- a CDS encoding FlhB-like flagellar biosynthesis protein, translating to MAKVKTKKAVALGYNRSKDNAPKVLASGSGEVAKNIINLARSNDIPIKEDADLVELLSKVDINHEIPPNLYKAVAEVFGFLYRMTNKK from the coding sequence TTGGCGAAAGTAAAGACTAAAAAAGCAGTAGCTTTAGGATATAATCGTTCAAAAGATAATGCACCCAAAGTTTTAGCCAGCGGATCTGGCGAAGTGGCCAAAAATATAATAAATTTAGCAAGATCTAACGATATCCCTATAAAAGAGGATGCAGATTTGGTAGAACTATTAAGCAAGGTGGATATAAATCACGAGATTCCGCCTAATCTTTATAAGGCAGTTGCCGAGGTTTTCGGATTTCTTTATAGAATGACAAATAAAAAATAG
- a CDS encoding CheR family methyltransferase, translating into MFFDKFKKDSVASGVKDTKIPPLPSDSSGLDMLIDNIKSICGVDLESKKDIVRHRLANFCQANSIATFENLSLKISVDRSLRQDILNLITINETYFFRELTQLQAAIYYAKNLGMVRILCAPCSSGEEVYSLGILAHSNLLNTSEISITGIDINSEAIDKCFEGLYSERSLHRLNDTQKKLYFDRVDDKFRIKKELLPRCEFSLVNIFDDSIFRLGKFDIIFSRNMIIYFNEEYKLKTVERFHKILNDGGRLYMGHADLVPYTNIYKKLTSPNVTYYTKV; encoded by the coding sequence ATGTTTTTTGATAAATTTAAGAAAGATAGTGTTGCATCAGGTGTAAAAGATACAAAAATACCTCCTTTGCCTAGCGATAGTTCGGGGCTTGATATGCTGATAGACAATATTAAGAGTATTTGCGGGGTAGATCTTGAATCAAAAAAAGATATCGTAAGGCATCGTTTGGCAAATTTTTGTCAAGCCAACAGTATTGCCACATTTGAAAATTTAAGCCTAAAGATTAGTGTCGATAGATCCCTTAGACAAGATATACTAAACCTCATCACAATAAACGAGACATATTTTTTTAGAGAGCTTACTCAGCTTCAAGCAGCAATCTATTATGCTAAAAATTTAGGCATGGTGCGCATACTTTGCGCCCCTTGTTCTAGCGGAGAGGAGGTATATTCTCTAGGGATCTTGGCTCATTCAAATTTACTTAACACCTCTGAAATTTCAATTACCGGCATAGATATAAACTCAGAAGCTATAGATAAGTGCTTTGAGGGGCTGTATTCCGAGCGATCATTGCACCGTTTAAACGATACGCAAAAGAAGCTCTATTTTGATAGAGTGGATGATAAATTTAGGATAAAAAAAGAGCTTTTGCCAAGGTGTGAATTTAGCTTAGTAAATATCTTTGATGATTCTATTTTTAGACTTGGCAAATTTGATATTATATTTTCTAGGAATATGATTATATATTTTAACGAAGAGTATAAGCTAAAGACCGTCGAGAGATTTCATAAAATTTTAAACGACGGCGGAAGGCTTTATATGGGGCACGCTGACTTGGTGCCTTATACCAATATATATAAGAAGCTAACATCACCAAATGTGACTTATTACACAAAGGTCTAG
- a CDS encoding site-2 protease family protein → MSGFENIDIVEIVTLVIALTIAIVGHEIAHGWVAYKFKDNTAKNLGRLSINPIKHIDPFGTIIFPGLLYITAGFVIGWAKPVPINANTVIRNGGYKAMILVSLAGIIYNFILATISFFMIKTGIFQADLQKFLIMLMLVNLILGLFNLYPIPPLDGSQAVEYSLRSINLHKIASLFSSLQRYGMIILILIIASPLKDYVFYPIRYALEMVKFAL, encoded by the coding sequence TTGAGCGGATTTGAAAATATCGATATCGTAGAGATTGTTACTCTTGTCATAGCGCTCACCATAGCTATCGTAGGACACGAGATAGCTCATGGGTGGGTCGCTTATAAATTTAAAGACAATACAGCCAAAAATCTCGGTCGCCTTAGCATAAACCCTATCAAGCACATTGATCCGTTTGGAACCATCATATTTCCGGGATTGCTATATATTACCGCCGGATTTGTTATAGGATGGGCCAAACCTGTTCCTATAAACGCTAATACGGTTATTAGAAACGGTGGATATAAGGCGATGATATTAGTATCTCTTGCAGGAATTATATATAACTTTATTCTTGCAACCATATCGTTTTTTATGATAAAAACCGGGATTTTTCAAGCGGATTTACAAAAATTTTTAATTATGCTCATGCTCGTAAATTTAATACTAGGGCTATTTAATCTATACCCTATTCCTCCGCTTGATGGCTCTCAAGCTGTAGAATACTCACTAAGATCCATAAATCTTCATAAAATCGCAAGTTTATTTTCTAGTCTTCAACGTTACGGAATGATAATACTTATTCTCATCATAGCCTCACCGCTTAAAGACTATGTTTTTTATCCTATAAGATATGCGCTTGAAATGGTTAAATTTGCGCTTTAA
- a CDS encoding flagellar hook-length control protein FliK produces MEILRNLTSAKIGLDSNQLKGSETKEGKTLFKNQPQNLPTQIDSEVSINDIGDINKLVNRLLDELKTSSSSAKMAEIANQAKDLQVSPNLVKDLKSLIKLADQNPDLKPFVDKLKSFLKPVAELKASALNEQIKNSGIMLEANLKDVIVNKNILPVSINKLFDDIKNLYNSKLLNQILTLAKDDSLNTNESFEKLSEILKNAKIQNKEILNNSSIKSLLENSAKLENIVKFLDKQANAMSEKGLVLSEKAVNNEISKINELMANLKAKMPEISTEKLSQNRTYSSNLKELSSLINEVEKAIENTVNQPNVINSFVEQILNKGFSVENLSLQDRLKAVANKLNQALNLADKIGFEAKTNIDEINRLSKQQNLAQKDIKNIQPKIAEESVKALQNDVKSVLLNLQAKSVSDPNSQINQLSSKLIAQIEMHQLVSSVAGGIETYLPYVWDDVDGAKIAFKRGKKQKHYAQIDLNFQKLGSINIVLGLSENRYIDISIATQKEEFKQLILSGAKELKRVINDQGLILSNFSLKTMPKLSLNTLYNDFDRLNMGFDRII; encoded by the coding sequence ATGGAAATTTTAAGAAATTTAACCTCGGCTAAGATAGGGCTAGACTCAAATCAATTAAAAGGCTCCGAGACCAAAGAGGGTAAAACTCTATTTAAAAATCAGCCTCAAAATTTACCGACTCAAATAGATTCAGAAGTTTCTATTAACGATATAGGCGATATCAATAAACTTGTAAATAGGCTTTTAGACGAGCTTAAGACAAGCTCTAGCAGTGCAAAGATGGCTGAAATCGCAAATCAAGCTAAAGATTTGCAGGTTTCGCCAAATTTAGTAAAAGATCTGAAATCTTTAATAAAATTAGCAGATCAAAATCCTGACCTAAAGCCATTTGTTGATAAATTAAAGAGCTTTTTAAAACCTGTTGCAGAGCTTAAAGCGAGTGCATTAAATGAGCAGATCAAAAATTCCGGAATAATGCTTGAGGCCAATTTAAAAGACGTTATAGTAAATAAAAATATCCTTCCAGTTTCAATAAATAAACTTTTTGACGATATTAAAAACTTATATAATTCCAAGCTTTTAAATCAAATTTTAACTCTAGCCAAAGATGATAGTTTAAACACTAACGAGAGCTTTGAAAAACTAAGTGAAATTTTAAAAAACGCAAAAATTCAAAACAAAGAAATTTTAAATAACTCCTCTATAAAGTCGCTCTTAGAAAACAGTGCCAAGCTTGAAAATATCGTTAAATTTCTAGATAAGCAGGCCAATGCAATGAGCGAAAAAGGACTTGTTTTGAGTGAAAAAGCAGTAAATAATGAGATTAGTAAAATAAATGAATTAATGGCAAATTTAAAGGCTAAAATGCCTGAAATTTCAACAGAAAAACTAAGTCAAAATAGAACTTATAGCTCAAATTTAAAAGAGCTTTCAAGTCTTATAAATGAAGTTGAAAAAGCTATAGAAAATACGGTAAATCAACCAAATGTGATAAATTCATTTGTCGAGCAAATTTTAAATAAAGGATTTAGTGTAGAAAATTTGAGTTTGCAAGATAGATTAAAAGCTGTTGCAAATAAGCTAAATCAGGCGTTAAATTTAGCCGATAAAATAGGATTTGAAGCAAAGACAAATATAGATGAGATAAACAGGCTTTCAAAACAGCAAAATTTGGCTCAAAAAGATATTAAAAATATTCAGCCAAAGATTGCAGAAGAGAGTGTAAAAGCGCTTCAAAATGATGTAAAAAGCGTGCTTTTAAATTTGCAGGCGAAGAGCGTTTCCGACCCAAATTCTCAAATAAATCAGCTGAGCTCAAAACTGATAGCTCAGATAGAGATGCATCAGCTAGTATCAAGTGTGGCAGGAGGAATTGAGACATATCTTCCTTATGTTTGGGATGATGTTGACGGAGCTAAAATCGCCTTTAAACGCGGTAAAAAGCAAAAGCACTATGCGCAGATAGATTTAAATTTCCAGAAGCTAGGCAGTATTAATATAGTTTTAGGACTAAGTGAAAATAGATATATAGATATATCCATAGCAACTCAAAAAGAGGAGTTTAAGCAGCTGATTTTAAGCGGCGCCAAAGAGCTAAAAAGGGTCATAAACGATCAAGGTCTAATACTTTCTAATTTTAGTTTAAAAACAATGCCAAAGCTCTCGTTAAATACGCTTTATAATGATTTTGATAGACTTAATATGGGATTTGACAGGATAATATGA
- the lepB gene encoding signal peptidase I, translating into MKKAFNKFLDFSNSWTGTVVIVLLVIFFIAQAFVIPSGSMKNSLLIGDHLFVKKFSYGIPTPRIPWIELKILPDFRGNGHIINGDGPKRGDIVVFRYPHDEKIHYVKRNFATGGDEVIFTEKALFLHPKEGEEFIKENYPKESLITIAGKLFVKEPYKFPGIYYDDKVNLFEQALYYLNAGKFAMQPVIVNELDKIKDLPFNAFYFKVPDDEYFMVGDNRDHSNDSRFWGSVAYKDIVGKPWFIYFSWDNEYKIRWNRIGKSIESIQNDSIYAQKAMSEGHDDGTKIE; encoded by the coding sequence TTGAAAAAGGCTTTTAATAAATTTTTAGACTTCTCAAACAGCTGGACAGGCACCGTTGTAATTGTCCTGCTTGTCATATTTTTTATAGCTCAAGCTTTTGTAATTCCGTCAGGTTCTATGAAAAATTCACTCCTAATAGGCGATCACCTCTTTGTTAAAAAATTTAGTTACGGAATCCCTACTCCCAGAATTCCATGGATAGAGCTTAAAATTTTACCAGATTTTAGAGGTAACGGACATATTATAAACGGAGACGGACCAAAGCGAGGCGATATCGTTGTTTTTAGATATCCTCACGATGAGAAAATTCACTATGTAAAGAGAAATTTTGCAACCGGAGGAGATGAGGTAATATTTACAGAAAAGGCTCTATTTTTACACCCTAAAGAAGGAGAGGAATTTATCAAAGAAAATTATCCAAAAGAGAGCTTGATAACAATAGCTGGAAAACTCTTTGTAAAAGAGCCTTATAAATTTCCAGGAATTTACTATGACGATAAGGTAAATTTATTCGAGCAGGCGCTATATTATTTAAATGCTGGCAAATTCGCTATGCAACCAGTTATAGTCAATGAGCTTGACAAGATAAAAGACCTGCCGTTTAATGCATTTTACTTCAAGGTTCCAGATGATGAGTATTTCATGGTAGGAGACAACAGAGACCACTCTAACGATAGCCGCTTTTGGGGAAGCGTTGCCTATAAAGATATTGTCGGAAAGCCTTGGTTCATCTACTTTAGCTGGGATAACGAGTACAAGATAAGATGGAATAGAATCGGTAAATCGATAGAAAGCATCCAAAACGATTCTATATATGCCCAAAAAGCTATGAGCGAAGGGCATGATGACGGCACCAAGATAGAGTGA
- a CDS encoding MFS transporter has translation MQTSSKRTIKAMIPLFFGIALLFVGNGLVVSSAGIELKKMGAGELETGLVISVFFVGAMLSTIISHKIVSKVGHIRSFAIFSSIFGVCAMFHDLSQNLYLWALLRGGLGFCYYSILMIAESWLNTRAKDQIRSRVLAFYEVVFYSCFGLGILILGFNLTSSQIFLISAAFILLSSIPLNLNRIKEPPIPEKRSVSIPSIFNLVPLALITSIVAGVLVNGFFSMASIYILLQGYDAKEVSFFMTIAMVGGFIAHCVIGSLSDRFGRRPVIIGCSVISLIAAIIFILFDAGINLQYILSFFLGSGVFCLYALALARANDMLEYKSKSIEIGRAILFSYSLGSLFSPIIMGATMYFFGPQGFMWVYVVLLISLIIFALTQKTIPIESRKSFEHSPGTIANVTVGTKHKR, from the coding sequence GTGCAGACAAGTAGTAAAAGAACGATAAAGGCGATGATCCCGCTATTTTTCGGGATAGCGCTTCTTTTTGTAGGAAATGGACTTGTAGTAAGCTCGGCTGGAATTGAGCTTAAAAAAATGGGCGCTGGTGAGCTTGAAACCGGACTTGTAATATCAGTGTTTTTTGTAGGCGCCATGCTTAGCACTATAATATCACACAAAATCGTATCAAAAGTAGGGCATATTAGAAGTTTTGCCATATTTTCATCGATATTTGGCGTCTGTGCTATGTTTCATGATTTAAGCCAGAATTTATATCTATGGGCGCTTCTTAGAGGCGGTCTTGGATTTTGTTATTACTCTATTTTGATGATAGCTGAAAGCTGGCTGAATACTAGAGCTAAGGATCAGATAAGATCGCGTGTTTTAGCCTTTTACGAAGTTGTTTTTTACTCTTGTTTTGGACTTGGAATTTTGATATTAGGATTTAATCTAACTAGCTCTCAGATATTTTTAATCAGCGCGGCTTTTATTCTTTTATCAAGTATTCCTCTAAATTTAAACCGTATTAAAGAGCCGCCAATACCAGAAAAAAGAAGCGTTAGCATACCAAGTATATTTAACTTAGTGCCGCTAGCTCTTATTACAAGCATAGTTGCCGGAGTTTTGGTAAACGGCTTTTTTTCTATGGCTAGCATATATATACTACTTCAAGGATATGATGCCAAAGAGGTTTCGTTTTTTATGACTATTGCGATGGTTGGAGGGTTTATAGCTCACTGCGTTATAGGTTCACTTTCCGATAGATTCGGAAGAAGACCGGTGATAATCGGCTGCTCTGTTATATCTTTAATTGCGGCGATTATATTCATATTATTTGATGCTGGCATAAATTTACAATACATATTATCGTTTTTCTTAGGGTCCGGAGTCTTTTGCCTATACGCTTTGGCTCTTGCAAGGGCAAATGATATGCTTGAATATAAATCAAAATCTATAGAGATAGGACGGGCTATACTATTTAGCTACTCTCTAGGCTCATTATTTTCTCCTATAATAATGGGGGCTACTATGTATTTTTTTGGTCCTCAGGGATTTATGTGGGTCTATGTGGTGCTTTTGATATCTCTTATTATTTTTGCACTTACTCAAAAAACTATTCCAATTGAGAGCAGAAAGAGCTTTGAACATAGCCCTGGAACCATAGCCAATGTCACTGTAGGCACGAAGCACAAGCGATAA
- a CDS encoding CheB methylesterase domain-containing protein, producing the protein MKRKLVLVGASTGGPGHLKKLFRNLKIHNTSVVIAQHMSLMFIPSFADQFGKECCVDVVRLEGKTELKDAIYICEKNSEITTCRPLSAKVCDLIKETTYNPNVDILFSSAVEACKFCDVMAILLTGIGDDGARGLNELYKAGANCIAESKESAIVYGMPKRAKEINPNLKSMSIYQIRAELERFINVF; encoded by the coding sequence TTGAAGAGAAAATTAGTATTAGTAGGAGCTTCTACTGGAGGTCCAGGACACCTAAAGAAGCTTTTTAGAAATTTAAAAATACACAATACGAGTGTTGTTATAGCCCAGCATATGAGCTTAATGTTTATACCAAGTTTTGCAGATCAATTTGGCAAAGAGTGTTGTGTGGACGTGGTAAGGCTGGAAGGCAAAACAGAGCTTAAGGATGCTATATATATATGCGAAAAGAATTCCGAAATAACTACATGCAGGCCACTTAGCGCAAAAGTATGTGATCTTATTAAAGAGACTACATATAATCCCAATGTAGATATTTTGTTTAGCTCTGCTGTTGAAGCTTGTAAATTTTGTGATGTTATGGCAATACTTCTTACCGGCATCGGAGATGATGGAGCAAGGGGATTGAATGAGCTTTATAAGGCCGGAGCAAACTGTATAGCGGAAAGTAAAGAGAGTGCGATAGTATATGGTATGCCAAAGCGTGCAAAAGAGATAAATCCAAATCTTAAATCCATGTCTATTTATCAAATAAGAGCTGAGCTTGAAAGGTTTATAAATGTTTTTTGA
- a CDS encoding c-type cytochrome → MRKFILPILLFNCVFASDFITKNEYAKMLYSNPRGIGCDKCHGKKGEGALIAKFKHFDKKKNEMVDAELKAPRINNLDFWKFSEALKRPKDVMPSYFLTDEETLLLYEYVKNFNDDKDKKDDK, encoded by the coding sequence ATGAGAAAATTTATTCTGCCGATCTTGCTTTTTAACTGCGTTTTTGCAAGCGATTTTATAACCAAAAACGAATACGCCAAGATGCTTTACTCAAACCCGCGCGGCATAGGATGCGATAAGTGCCATGGCAAAAAAGGCGAAGGTGCGCTCATAGCTAAATTTAAGCACTTTGACAAAAAGAAAAATGAAATGGTTGATGCAGAACTAAAAGCTCCTCGTATCAACAACCTTGATTTTTGGAAATTTAGCGAAGCTTTAAAGCGCCCAAAAGACGTTATGCCAAGCTATTTTTTAACAGATGAAGAGACGCTTTTATTATACGAATACGTAAAAAATTTCAATGATGATAAGGACAAAAAAGATGACAAATAA